The Zymobacter palmae DNA window TTGTGTCATTCAAGGGGCCGAGTGGCTGCCGCCAAGCAAGGCTTCGCTGCTGCAGAACATGGTGAAAGGGCGGTGGCTGGTGCGTTCCGCCGAGCGTCAGTTCATGCTGGACACTATCATGGGCGTAGGGCGGCATATGCGTCGTCCGCAGGATTTCACGCCGCTGTGTGAGTGGGTTGCGACCCATTTGCTACAGCTTGAGCGTATTTTTATCGTTATCTGGCAGGATATGTGGCGGCAGACCAATATTGCAACGGGCACTTGCGTTGTCCTATCTCGCTGACAAGCAGGCCTTTCTCTCATCGTTAATCTTCTTTTAAAGTGCTATTTTTTGACAGTTTGTGCTCATGGTGGAAGTGCTTTCTGTCATTATTTTCTATGCGAGTATTGCTGTATATATTATAGAAAATATAGCCCTCTATTATAAACGTTGTTCTCTCTTCTCCATTATTAATCGTTAATTAATAACCACCATGTTCAACTCTGCTTTCTCATGTACGTGATGTGGCTGGTTATAGTTAATCGATCCGCCCCGTTATTTTATTAACAATCTTGACTATTTTCATTAGTGATGGATGCAACTTCGCTTATTCGTGCCGTTTTATTTCCATGTTCACGCGTGGCAATCTGTTTCTGTTCCGTCTACACTTTCTTAGTGTTATCTAAAAGAAACAACTGAAGGGCTGCCGTGCTTCCATTCTTGGCACAGTAATTGCTTTTCTTATCAGCGTTACGCTGCAATTTCAGTTTTTTTACCCGTGTGGAGAAGATGGTATGAATGATGACAACCGCTATGGCGACATCACTGAATTTATCGATGGCGTGCTGACCACTATCGGCAAGGAAACGTTGACCGGCGACGAACTGGCGTTGTTCAACGATGAAGTAGTGGCGAATTTCCGTGACTACGTGAACCCTGGTTTCCTTGAGTACCGTAAATCCGTGGCAGATGACGGCAACTACGCTGCCGTTGAATGGCGCTCCAGCAGCCCGAATACCCTGATGGACAGTCGTGGCAACACGTACATTGATTGCCTTGGCGGTTTTGGCATCTACAACGTGGGTCATCGCAACCCCGCCGTGCTGAAGGCGGTGCGTCAGCAGATGGACAAGCAGCCTCTACACTCTCAGGAGCTTCTGGATCCCTTGCGCGCTCTGTTGGCCAAGGTACTGGCACAGCTGACCCCTGGCGGGCTTCAGTACAGTTTCTTTACCAACAGCGGCACTGAGTCAGTTGAGGCTGCCCTCAAGCTGGCTAAGGGGTATCAGGCGTCGCGTGGCAAAACGACCGTGATCTCGACGACGGGGGCTTTCCACGGCAAATCGCTAGGGTCGTTGTCCGCAACGGCAAAATCTGTCTTCCGCAAACCGTTCATGCCATTAGTACCGGGCTTCCGTCACGTGGCTTATGGCGATATTGATGCGATGCGCAAGATCGTTGCTGACTGCGCCACGGTGGGCGACGACGTTGCCGCCATCATTCTCGAACCGGTGCAGGGGGAAGGTGGGGTCATCGTGCCGCCGGCTGACTATCTGCCTGCCATACGTCAGCTGTGCGATGACGAGGGTATCGTAATGATCCTCGACGAAGTGCAGACCGGCTTCGGGCGTACAGGACGTATGTTCGCCTGTGAACACTACGGCGTGACGCCTGACATCCTCTGTTTGGCGAAATCGATGGGCGGCGGTGTCGTACCTGCCGGGGCCGTTGTGGCAACGGAAGAGCTCTTCTCGACGCTGTTTGAAAATCCTTTCCTGCATACCTCTACGTTTGGGGGCAATCCGTTGGCCTGTGCCGCGGCGTTGGCTACCATCAAAGAGCTGATCGATAACGATCTCCCGGGCGCTGCTGCGGAGAAGGGTAAGGTCATGCTCGATCGCATGATTGCACTGAAAGATGAGTTCCCTGATCTGATCCTAGAGGCGCGCGGTCAGGGGCTTCTGATGGCATTTGAATTCCAAGAAAACGACATCGGTTATGCCTTTTCTAAAGGCATGTTCGACCGCGGAGTGCTGGTGGCGGGGACGCTTATCAATGCCAAGACTGTGCGAATTGAACCGCCTCTGACAATAACGCTAGACCAATGCCATCAAGTAATGGATACTGCGCGCGCAGTACTGCAAGAGGTAAGGAACTCCCTCTAGAAGGTGAGTATAAGCGCCTGAATGTTAACGGAAAATTAAGCCATTGTTAGGCTGTCCGTTATCAGGCGTTCCAGCACTGGCGCGGGATTGTCAAGCAACGGCCGGAAGCGACATCATTCCTTGATGCGTTTCCGGTATCCAGGGGCCCCATGCCAGTTCTACTCGACCAAATTCTGGCATGGCTGTCTTCGGAGGGTTACCTCATGTTGTTCACTCATCATCGTTCTACCCCCGCTGTTGTGACGCCCACTGACGATATGTCAGTGTCGAAACTCAGACGCTCTCTCTCTCTTCGTCAAGTCGTTGTGATCGGCCTTGCCTATCTGACGCCTATGACGGTATTCGACTCGTTCGCTATCGTGTCGCAGAAAAGTGGTGGCCATGTGCCCAGCGCCTATGTATTGGCGCTAGGAATCATGCTGCTGACGGCGTTGAGCTATGGCAAGCTCGCTCGCCATTTTCCGCAGGCAGGTTCAGCGTATACCTATGTACAAAAAATCATCGGCAACCGCACCGGCTTCATGGTCGGCTGGCTGTCGCTGATGGACTATATTCTGCTGCCGATGGTGAATGCGCTGCTGGCACAGATCTATTTGTCTGCGCTGTTTCCCAGCGTGCCTGGCTGGATGTGGGTGGCAGGCTTCGTGGCGTTGATCACGGCAATTAATTTGCGCAGCGTGAACTGGGTGGCGCATATCAATACCGTACTGGTATGGATTCAGGTCATCATGATGGCCGTGTTCGTCGGGTTGGTGTGGCACGGCATCGCGACGCATGAGTATCAGCAGCACGTGCTGAGCCTGCAGCCGTTTCTGTCTGAAAATGCGCACCTTATGCCGATGCTGGCAGGGGCTACCGTGCTGTGCTTTTCGTTTTTGGGCTTTGATGCCGTTAGTACGCTGTCGGAAGAAGTGCACGAGCCGGTGCGTGTGATCCCAAAAGCGATCTTTCTGGTGGCCCTTTATGGCGGGCTGATCTTCATCGGCGTGTCCTACTTCATTCAGCTGTATTTCCCGGCCAGTGGGCAGCTGGATCCGGACAATGCGCTGCCTGAAATTGCGGTGTTCGTCGGTGGCAAGCTGTTCCAGACGCTGATGCTGGGCTGCGCACTTATCGGTGTGCTGGCATCAGGTATTGCCTGTCAGACCAGCGTATCCCGGCTGCTGTTCGTTATGGGGCGAGATCGTGTGTTTCCTGCACGTTTCTTCGCCTACCTGCACCCAGTATGGGGTACGCCGGTGCTGAATACGCTGTTTGTCGGTGCAGTAGCGCTAAGCGCGCTCTGCTTTGATCTGGAAAACGCCATGGCGATGATCAACTTTGGCGCGCTGGTCGCGTTCACGTTCGTCAACTTGGCCGTTATTCGTCATTTTTACATTCGGTTGCAGCGTCGTCATACGCTGAAGGATCACCTGCAGTATCTGGTACTGCCGTTGCTAGGTGTCGCAGGCATCGGCATCCTGTGGCTCAATCTGTCCAAGCCCGCGCTGATCCTTGGCTTGAGCTGGGCGGCCTTGGGTGTTGCCTTCATGTTCTACAAGACCCATGGGCTGCGTCGGTCTATGCCGGTTTTCGGGGATAGCCACGCACCGGAGCAAGTGCGTACCTAGTGCCTGTAGTAAGAACGGTGCGTGGCATTCTCTCTGCGTGATGACACAGCAGTAATGAGCGTCTCGGGAAGATCATTACTGGGGCGCTTTTTTTATGAGGTTTGTGGCGGTGAACGGCAATAGAAGGTGTGTCTTGGGGTGATGTCTTTTACGAGAGCATCCTTATCGGCCTATCGAAAACCAAAGCCAATAGTGACTATTAATAACGGATTAGCGTGTTGCCGCTCCTGTAAGATCCAGCGCTGCCTGTAGTGTGCTGATGCCTTCGGCGTCTGCCTCGGCTGTGGTTTCTTTGGGGTACTTTGTCTCATCACCCCTTTCTGCATACCAGTGGCTGTGATCTGCAACGACCTGCTGATATTCGACATCAAGTAGCTGTCCGATGGAGCTGTCGCGAGCACACGTCGACTTCGCCAGAGGCTTGATGTCGACGCAGTCGGTGTCGGACTCACCGTTGCCACTCTTCATCTCTCACGGCGACCACCTGCACCAACGTCACCGTACGATTCTTGCTGATGATGAAATCGACGTCGGCCTTCATTGAGGCGCGCGCCGCTTTAGGGTGGCCGTAGGGAGCCGCGTTAGTCATGGCGTCCGTTCAGGTGTAGGCCTTCCTTTGTTGGCATAAAAGTGCGTCGATCACTCCCCATCTGGAGCATCGCACGAGATGCGGTGTTGCACGGTGTGGACGTTGAACTCACCGTTGGCTTGCGTTACGAACGTCGAGAGACTGACCTTGCCGCCTGCTTTGATGGCCGGGTTGAAGAGGATGTTGGCAGCAATGCCTCCTGAGGCAAAGGCGGGATAGCCAATCGGGCGATGCATCAGTGGGGGTAGAGGACGTGATGCTGTTATAAGGTGGGATGGTGACCGTGTTCGAGCTCATGATGCAGGCAATGCCCGCTGCGCGCGCCAAGTCATGAATCTGCTCAATAGCAGCGCCTTCCTCACAGACATCGCGCAATACCGTGGTTAAGCCATCGTTGATGAATGCCCAGCCGATCTCGTTGGCGAGGGCCTCAATCAGCGGGGCCGCCTTGGTATCGCCCCTTACCGCCGCTGAATTCACCACTATCAGTGGATAAGCTAATATGGGGGACGATCTTGCGTTTTTTAGCATAGAAATCCCAGATATTCCCCCCCCCCCCCCCCCCCCGCGCTCTGCAGGGTTTTGATGTAAATAATGAAAATTATTTTATTATTTTTGTTTGTTTTCTATTATTTCTCCATGTTTGTTTAACTGTATCTCAAGATATCTAAAATTACAGTCTCTTTCCAAGCCTGATATTGCTCTGCTATTTTTTTCTATAACAATCATTATTCCCTCATGGGAACATTTTTCCAGTTCCTCATTATCGATTCCTAAACTACGAGTTTCTCCAGAAGATACTCCTGTTTTGTCATAGTAGTTCCCATCCACATACAATCTGATAAAACGCTTTCACCATCTTTTGGAGAGTTGATTTTTATTTCTGCGCCAGAAAAACAAAATAATTTATATATTCCATAAGATAACAATATAAATATTACTATCCCGCACATGGAGAAGGCTAGTTTTTTGGTTGACATTCATGGACCCTTTTAGATTTAGAATCATTTTCGTTTGTTCCTCCCCATGGAACAGGAATAGACTCTATTTTAGAAAGTAAATCAAAATAGCTGCAGTTCTTCTGGCGGCTTTGTTTTTGCAAGCTCAATACCTATATTAATGGATATTTGATCATTAACATCATCCATGCTGGCAATTATATCTTCGTTTTCCTTATGGTATTGAATATAGTGTTTTTTAGAAAAAATATCATTTCTTGCTTGTGCTAGGGCGGCGCCGCGTCTCAAAGCATCTTCACTAAAACCTACAAGATACCCGACATATCCGTAATGAATGTTAGACCAGATGTCAAAATAATAATCATGACCATTTATTTTATTCCACGCCCATGAATCTTTATATATTTTTATGTTTTTTTCGATAGTTATTCTTCTTAACTCTTGCCCCAAGTAAACTTTGTGATCCCATGGTTTTTTATAACTAACTTGTTCATACCATAGATAACAAGCATATGAATAATGTTTT harbors:
- a CDS encoding APC family permease — its product is MPVLLDQILAWLSSEGYLMLFTHHRSTPAVVTPTDDMSVSKLRRSLSLRQVVVIGLAYLTPMTVFDSFAIVSQKSGGHVPSAYVLALGIMLLTALSYGKLARHFPQAGSAYTYVQKIIGNRTGFMVGWLSLMDYILLPMVNALLAQIYLSALFPSVPGWMWVAGFVALITAINLRSVNWVAHINTVLVWIQVIMMAVFVGLVWHGIATHEYQQHVLSLQPFLSENAHLMPMLAGATVLCFSFLGFDAVSTLSEEVHEPVRVIPKAIFLVALYGGLIFIGVSYFIQLYFPASGQLDPDNALPEIAVFVGGKLFQTLMLGCALIGVLASGIACQTSVSRLLFVMGRDRVFPARFFAYLHPVWGTPVLNTLFVGAVALSALCFDLENAMAMINFGALVAFTFVNLAVIRHFYIRLQRRHTLKDHLQYLVLPLLGVAGIGILWLNLSKPALILGLSWAALGVAFMFYKTHGLRRSMPVFGDSHAPEQVRT
- a CDS encoding putrescine aminotransferase; this translates as MNDDNRYGDITEFIDGVLTTIGKETLTGDELALFNDEVVANFRDYVNPGFLEYRKSVADDGNYAAVEWRSSSPNTLMDSRGNTYIDCLGGFGIYNVGHRNPAVLKAVRQQMDKQPLHSQELLDPLRALLAKVLAQLTPGGLQYSFFTNSGTESVEAALKLAKGYQASRGKTTVISTTGAFHGKSLGSLSATAKSVFRKPFMPLVPGFRHVAYGDIDAMRKIVADCATVGDDVAAIILEPVQGEGGVIVPPADYLPAIRQLCDDEGIVMILDEVQTGFGRTGRMFACEHYGVTPDILCLAKSMGGGVVPAGAVVATEELFSTLFENPFLHTSTFGGNPLACAAALATIKELIDNDLPGAAAEKGKVMLDRMIALKDEFPDLILEARGQGLLMAFEFQENDIGYAFSKGMFDRGVLVAGTLINAKTVRIEPPLTITLDQCHQVMDTARAVLQEVRNSL
- a CDS encoding polymorphic toxin type 44 domain-containing protein, which encodes MNSIEHSEGQDTWRLVATGTTTPIEDNTPKIINVCNCPELGYWCAEYITGEMKKNPFTPEAQKIRRHLEKSNFTSTYNRLSWWKKALYATSPKTGYLSTSGKHYSYACYLWYEQVSYKKPWDHKVYLGQELRRITIEKNIKIYKDSWAWNKINGHDYYFDIWSNIHYGYVGYLVGFSEDALRRGAALAQARNDIFSKKHYIQYHKENEDIIASMDDVNDQISINIGIELAKTKPPEELQLF